A single Thermanaerothrix sp. DNA region contains:
- the hslU gene encoding ATP-dependent protease ATPase subunit HslU has product MMDLTPRMIVQYLDRYIVGQEKAKRAVAVALRNRMRRRRLPEELAREVYPKNILMVGPTGVGKTEIARRLAKLVGAPFVKVEATKFTEVGYVGRDVESMIRDLVEVAHQMVKSRRLGEVKPEAERMAEERLLDALLPSPRPKGPEKGFLRLLGISEDQPSVEQEDREGEERRSATREKLRELLRAGKLDDRVVEVELSEAPSLGMAVMGPMGMEGLDLGEMLGGLFPKKTRRKSMTVAKAREALALEEAEKLLDREAMSREAVALAQEEGIVFIDEIDKIASVGGSHGPDVSREGVQRDLLPLIEGSVVNTKHGAVSTEHVLFIAAGAFHKAKPSDLAPELQGRLPIRVELEPLGEEELYRILKEPAGSLTDQYRALLEVDRVSLAFDDSGLREVARLASEMNRQMEDIGARRLHTLMELLLEEISFDAPDGISGEVRVDGAYVRQRLGGLLEERDPRRYLL; this is encoded by the coding sequence ATGATGGATCTCACTCCCCGGATGATAGTTCAGTACCTTGACAGGTACATAGTAGGGCAGGAGAAGGCCAAGCGGGCGGTGGCGGTGGCCTTGAGGAACCGTATGAGGCGCCGCAGGCTCCCGGAGGAGCTGGCCCGGGAGGTTTATCCAAAGAACATCCTCATGGTGGGTCCCACCGGGGTGGGCAAGACGGAGATAGCCCGGCGGCTTGCCAAGCTCGTTGGGGCTCCCTTTGTGAAGGTGGAGGCCACCAAGTTCACCGAGGTGGGGTACGTGGGCCGGGACGTGGAGTCCATGATAAGGGACCTGGTGGAGGTGGCCCATCAGATGGTGAAGTCCCGGCGCCTTGGGGAGGTCAAGCCCGAGGCGGAGCGTATGGCGGAGGAGCGGCTTTTGGACGCCCTGCTGCCCTCTCCCCGCCCCAAGGGGCCCGAGAAGGGATTTTTGAGGCTCCTTGGCATCTCGGAGGATCAGCCTTCGGTGGAGCAGGAGGATCGGGAGGGGGAGGAGCGTAGGTCCGCCACCCGGGAGAAGCTCCGGGAGCTGCTTCGGGCGGGCAAGCTGGACGACCGGGTGGTGGAGGTGGAGCTTTCCGAGGCCCCTTCCCTTGGCATGGCGGTGATGGGCCCCATGGGCATGGAGGGGCTGGACCTCGGGGAGATGCTTGGAGGGCTGTTCCCCAAGAAGACCAGGCGGAAGTCCATGACGGTGGCCAAGGCCAGGGAGGCGTTGGCCCTTGAGGAGGCGGAGAAGCTCCTGGATCGGGAGGCCATGAGCCGTGAGGCGGTGGCCCTGGCCCAGGAGGAGGGCATAGTCTTCATAGATGAGATAGACAAGATAGCCTCCGTGGGGGGATCCCACGGGCCCGATGTGAGCCGGGAGGGGGTTCAAAGGGACCTTCTTCCCCTGATAGAGGGGTCCGTGGTTAACACGAAACACGGGGCGGTGAGCACCGAGCACGTGCTCTTCATAGCCGCCGGGGCTTTCCACAAGGCCAAGCCTTCGGACCTAGCCCCGGAGCTTCAGGGCCGGCTTCCCATAAGGGTGGAGCTGGAGCCCCTTGGGGAGGAGGAGCTTTACAGGATCCTCAAGGAGCCCGCGGGGAGCCTCACGGACCAGTACCGGGCCCTGTTGGAGGTAGACCGGGTGAGCTTGGCGTTTGATGACTCGGGGCTTCGGGAGGTGGCTCGCCTGGCCTCGGAGATGAACCGCCAGATGGAGGACATAGGGGCCCGGCGGCTTCACACGTTGATGGAGCTGCTGTTGGAGGAGATAAGCTTCGACGCCCCCGACGGGATAAGCGGCGAGGTGCGGGTGGACGGGGCCTACGTGAGGCAGCGGTTGGGCGGACTTTTGGAAGAGAGAGATCCGAGAAGGTACCTTCTCTAG